From the genome of Amia ocellicauda isolate fAmiCal2 chromosome 14, fAmiCal2.hap1, whole genome shotgun sequence, one region includes:
- the LOC136768303 gene encoding G-protein coupled receptor 4-like, giving the protein MDGRTINIIIDILILCIGLPVICLAIYSLYRLVRSDMVVPIYIINLLISDLLQIIVRPVFIFFNFNPEFRYVDLTGNAMAVGSQITFLGCLCASVWFMVCIALERYLVVAHPLWYRFRRTVRHTVVISVGVWVMTLIFIAICILSLKWYVFMNALMLLFLILLLLPFPLLVFFFVGTWRAITGATSVRDAEKRRILGTLALVLGSYTVLFLPYCIVFICKFYKYFIPNTRIPYFVTEQMIKLNALVDPVLYILLRPDVRDTLGSVPCCQRLFTLTSCWTPRAEQQETEDAAAECPTESSV; this is encoded by the coding sequence ATGGATGGACGTacaattaacattattattgacATTCTCATCCTGTGCATCGGGCTGCCAGTCATCTGCCTGGCCATCTACAGCCTGTACCGGCTGGTCAGGTCTGACATGGTGGTGCCCATCTACATCATCAACCTGCTCATCTCCGACCTCCTGCAGATCATCGTGAGACCAGTCTTCATATTCTTTAATTTCAATCCCGAATTTAGATATGTAGATTTAACAGGTAATGCAATGGCTGTTGGTTCTCAAATTACTTTTCTTGGCTGCCTGTGTGCCAGCGTGTGGTTCATGGTGTGCATCGCCCTGGAGAGATACCTGGTTGTCGCCCATCCTCTGTGGTACCGGTTCCGCCGCACTGTCAGGCACACCGTGGTGATCTCTGTGGGAGTTTGGGTGATGACTTTAATATTCATAGCAATATGCATCTTATCATTAAAGTGGTATGTGTTCATGAATGCATTGATGTTACTATTCCTTATTCTCTTGCTCCTTCCATTTCCTcttcttgtgtttttctttgtcgGTACATGGAGAGCCATCACCGGCGCCACCTCTGTACGAGACGCAGAGAAGAGGAGGATTCTGGGCACACTGGCCCTCGTCCTGGGCTCCTACACTGTGCTCTTCCTCCCATACTGCATAGTGTTTATTTGcaagttttataaatatttcattcCAAATACACGTATTCCCTATTTCGTCACAGAACAAATGATTAAACTAAATGCTCTTGTGGACCCAGTGCTGTACATCCTCCTCAGGCCTGACGTCAGGGACACACTGGGCTCTGTCCCCTGCTGTCAGAGGCTGTTCACACTGACCAGCTGCTGGACACCCAGAGCTGAGCAGCAGGAGACAGAGGATGCAGCCGCTGAGTGTCCGACTGAATCCAGTGTCTGA
- the LOC136768289 gene encoding zinc finger protein 664-like, with translation MAEPHTEGSTQGLGALGSDTAGSKVMPKVIKSDPELDCTHTVDLCRIQSLGSECGPSAAGAEPGSPRTQCGPSLLSDHIKTEDDTLECVYTVEPRTQTPFRDTLSHLKIDNITDSAWDMWPELPVAGQCDLGPELPIAGQCDLGPELPIAGQCDLGPELPIAGQCDPESAALRTGLSGGSDSAVSGESPSSQRRQLRPRPPRPPHSSSSPSSPLQRGKQRPHRQPQSRKSFTGASELIRQHRTLREKTLHCGQCGKSLSHASSLNRHQRIHTGEKPYCCVQCGKRFSDSSSHNRHQRIHTGEKPFCCTQCGKRFSRLANINTHQRIHTGERPYCCAQCGKCFSRAEHLNTHQRIHTGERPFCCAQCGKTFSRLTNFNMHQRTHTGERPYCCAKCGKCFSRAEHLNTHQRIHTGERPYCCAKCGKKFSRAEHLNTHQRTHTR, from the coding sequence ATGGCAGAGCCACACACTGAGGGGTCGACACAGGGACTCGGGGCACTGGGAtctgacactgcagggtcaaagGTCATGCCAAAGGTCATAAAGAGCGACCCTGAGCTGGACTGCACCCACACTGTGGATCTCTGCAGGATCCAGTCTCTGGGAtctgagtgtggacccagtgcagCTGGTGCTGAGCCGGGCTCTCCCAGAACACAGTGTGGACCCAGTCTGCTGTCTGATCACATCAAAACAGAGGACGACACACTGGAGTGTGTTTACACAGTGGAGCCGAGAACACAGACTCCcttcagagacacactcagTCATCTCAAAATTGACAATATTACAGACAGCGCCTGGGACATGTGGCCTGAActccctgtagctggacagtgtgacctgggGCCTGAGCTTCCTatagctggacagtgtgacctgggGCCTGAGCTTCCTatagctggacagtgtgacctgggGCCTGAGCTTCCTatagctggacagtgtgacccAGAGTCTGCTGCCTTGAGGACAGGGCTCAGTGGGgggagtgacagtgcagtgagtGGGGAGAGTCCATCATCACAGCGCAGACAGCTGCGTCCCAGACCTCCTAGACCACCTCACTCCTCCAGCTCCCCCTCCTCACCACTGCAGCGTGGAAAACAGCGTCCCCATCGCCAGCCCCAGAGTAGGAAGAGCTTCACAGGGGCATCAGAGCTTATTAGGCAGCACCGCACTCTCAGAGAGAAGACGCTCCACTGTggccagtgtgggaagagtttgtCTCATGCATCTAGCCTCAAcagacaccagcgcattcacacaggagagaaaccatattgctgtgtccagtgtgggaagagattCTCTGATTCATCCTCCCACAAcagacaccagcgcattcacacaggagagaaaccattcTGCTGTACTCAGTGTGGGAAGAGATTCTCTCGCTTAGCTAacatcaacacacaccagcgcattcacacaggagagagaccttaCTGCTGTGCGCAGTGTGGGAAGTGTTTCTCTCGGGCAGAACAcctcaacacacaccagcgcattcacacaggagagagaccgttctgctgtgctcagtgtgggAAGACATTCTCTCGCTTAACTAATTTCAACATGCATcagcgcactcacacaggagagagaccttaCTGCTGTGCAAAGTGTGGGAAGTGCTTCTCTCGGGCAGAACAcctcaacacacaccagcgcattcacacaggagagagaccgtactGCTGTGCAAAGTGTGGGAAGAAGTTCTCTCGGGCAGAACAcctcaacacacaccagcgcacTCATACAAGATAG